A section of the Maniola jurtina chromosome 28, ilManJurt1.1, whole genome shotgun sequence genome encodes:
- the LOC123879483 gene encoding protein PFC0760c-like codes for MKCCVPSCGITADNYRPIVLDSNIKEVTFHEFPITPWLRKAWLLAIGVQEYSLPQKAVVCSQHFQKGDFTVHRKLRKKSVPSVFRVPNSETSTIQFCLICLDSSASKLFLLTQNNNLARAYTNITGLEVSVICDQINTVPKLCPECAQRLTNYDTFIDKTMTAHSILLQLLQKDKIITSQSLSSVNRLENQLVSNLGKLTYEPNHCDLYVTEEDNNAQKEDIIYFPEENIENLKSEDETMSNCENSEADYDFNYFIEEDDKHNDVQAINNNINKDLKLIHNDNQNIMIKTSSQVRNNDKMSDDNDVIINPVTSNDKDANDKGDVFIICDSDDEMECQDNDIKHDINGGVKRDMSDDIDVDINDDFDHINDDIKDDIDDINDDFDIDEDRDNDVFANDSHNNDKPMDKTKVSNNSENRVSLNNLVFVKDTRPMIDNCINHDINELLNEKYSNDNLLNKLKIAHNSDNRVSLNNVIFVKDTRPIIQHQDFIPRKNYADQYNATKIPRGSAPKISKRQGARCIRVKKPQKYVPRPRTQDCTEEGLESFTRTLLTYEEQISDVQKRKENIQYKRSAYKCEICFKGFWQLSIYNKHMDNHSDKYGKYECAVCGIHCKTRGSLYRHITGKHSTRYDCKLCNYTVNAKTMARMHARWHNGKTYKCPHCEAEFRHRTSYFSHVRLKHPSDNVCALCGFSFVNPAGVRFHISLRHRFEDVHNLSGPSCEECNIRFASETAYQQHMAVSPKHAISG; via the exons ATGAAGTGTTGTGTGCCTTCGTGTGGGATTACAGCTGATAATTACAGGCCTATTGTACTCGATAGTAATATAAAGGAGGTTACTTTTCATGA GTTTCCTATCACACCGTGGCTTAGGAAGGCATGGCTGTTAGCGATTGGTGTACAAGAATACTCCTTGCCACAAAAGGCTGTGGTTTGCTCGCAACATTTCCAGAAAGGTGATTTTACTGTGCATAGGAAACTTAGGAAGAAGTCGGTCCCTTCAGTATTCAGAGTACCAAACTCTGAAACTTCCACAATTCAG TTCTGCCTGATATGTCTAGACAGCAGTGCCAGCAAACTGTTTCTGTTGACTCAAAACAATAATTTAGCGCGAGCTTATACTAACATAACAGGACTTGAA GTAAGCGTTATTTGTGATCAAATCAACACTGTGCCAAAACTATGTCCAGAATGTGCTCAAAGGCTGACCAACTATGATACATTCATAGACAAGACGATGACAGCGCACTCCATATTGCTTCAGTTGCTCCAAAAGGATAAAATT ATAACATCACAAAGTTTAAGTTCAGTTAACAGGTTGGAAAACCAACTTGTATCTAACTTAGGTAAGCTCACTTACGAACCTAACCACTGTGACCTCTACGTAACCGAAGAAGACAATAATGCACAAAAGGAAGACATAATATATTTCcccgaagaaaatattgaaaacttaAAAAGTGAAGATGAAACTATGTCTAACTGCGAAAATAGTGAAGCAGATTATGATTTTAACTATTTTATCGAAGAAGATGATAAACATAATGATGTCCAAGcaattaataataacattaataaGGATCTCAAGTTAATTCACAATGATAACCAAAATATCATGATAAAAACATCAAGTCAAGTTAGAAACAATGACAAAATgagtgatgataatgatgttatCATTAACCCTGTTACAAGCAATGATAAAGATGCAAATGATAAGGGTGATGTATTTATAATTTGTGACAGTGATGATGAAATGGAATGTCAAGATAATGACATAAAGCATGATATCAATGGTGGTGTTAAACGTGATATGAGTGATGACATTGATGTTGATATTAATGATGATTTTGATCACATTAATGATGATATTAAAGATGATATTGATGATATAAATGATGATTTTGACATAGATGAGGATCGTGATAACGATGTATTTGCAAATGACAGCCACAACAACGACAAACCAATGGACAAAACAAAAGTTAGTAATAATTCAGAAAATAGAGTTAGCCTAAATAACCTCGTATTTGTAAAAGACACAAGACCTATGATAGATAATTGTATAAATCATGATATTAATGAACtgttaaatgaaaaatatagcaacgataatttattaaacaaattGAAAATTGCCCATAACTCGGACAATAGAGTTAGTCTAAATAATGTTATATTTGTTAAAGACACTCGGCCTATAATCCAACACCAAGATTTTATACCACGAAAAAATTACGCAGATCAATACAATGCCACCAAAATTCCTAGGGGTTCGGCACCAAAAATAAGTAAAAGACAAGGTGCGCGTTGTATAAGAGTTAAAAAACCTCAAAAATATGTTCCAAGACCCCGAACACAAGATTGTACTGAAGAGGGTTTAGAATCGTTTACAAGGACTTTGTTAACTTATGAAGAACAGATATCTGATgtacaaaaaagaaaagaaaacataCAATATAAAAGGTCTGCATACAAATGTGAAATTTGCTTTAAAGGATTTTGGCAACTCTCTATTTATAATAAACATATGGATAATCATTCTGAT AAATATGGTAAATATGAGTGTGCAGTATGTGGGATCCATTGCAAAACTCGTGGGAGTCTGTACAGACATATAACTGGGAAGCACAGCACGAGGTACGACTGCAAGCTGTGCAATTACACCGTCAATGCCAA AACCATGGCGCGAATGCACGCGCGCTGGCACAACGGGAAAACATACAAATGTCCACACTGCGAGGCAGAATTCAG GCATCGCACGTCATATTTCTCGCACGTGCGGCTAAAGCACCCTTCAGACAACGTGTGCGCGCTGTGCGGCTTCAGCTTCGTGAACCCCGCGGGCGTCAGGTTCCACATCAGTTTGAGACATCGCTTCGAAGATGTACAC AACTTGTCTGGTCCGTCGTGCGAGGAGTGCAACATCCGCTTCGCATCTGAGACTGCGTACCAGCAGCATATGGCGGTGTCGCCCAAACACGCTATTAGTGGGTGA
- the LOC123879529 gene encoding zinc finger protein 766-like: MAVSPKHAISGKLERNQALPFRNSHYKSVLCELCGKKFPLPANLRDHMQVHTGEKKYKCEICPKRYTTKFVAKAHMLNSHSDNPTRLPCGVCHKDFRNLSNLYRHMRSHQDTRPLYKCDICDKTFTTLVGRNQHVAHVHHKVPRSKRNRRDRRPNTRRLKTNM; the protein is encoded by the exons ATGGCGGTGTCGCCCAAGCACGCTATTAGTGG cAAGCTCGAGCGTAACCAGGCTCTTCCTTTCCGGAACTCACACTACAAGTCGGTCCTGTGCGAGCTGTGTGGCAAGAAATTCCCT TTGCCGGCGAATCTCCGAGATCACATGCAAGTACACACTGGTGAGAAGAAGTACAAGTGTGAGATATGTCCCAAGCGGTACACGACTAAATTTGTCGCCAAAGCCCATATGTTGAACAGTCACAGCGACAACCCAACTCGGCTCCCGTGCGGTGTGTGCCACAAGGATTTCAGGAACCTCTCCAACCTATACCGACACATGCGG TCACATCAAGACACACGCCCACTCTACAAGTGCGACATATGCGACAAAACGTTCACGAC CCTC GTCGGCCGGAACCAGCATGTCGCCCACGTGCACCACAAAGTGCCGCGGTCCAAGCGCAACCGCCGCGACAGGAGACCCAACACAAGAAGACTTAAGACAAATATGTAA
- the LOC123879482 gene encoding uncharacterized protein LOC123879482, giving the protein MVRTYKPKTDRKNINEENIEDAIREVLSKTLSIRKAADKYSIKTATLQHRIEKARKSFEATRILSTNEASSSLQAESSLSQAGPSSPQIAPSMEMAQIASSSAHTTTAALSSHTATATSSNIYGSKYTVAQVFSIEQEKALTQYLLNCSKMHYGLTLRQLLTLAYEFAESSGCNYPKSWKKNKCAGKDWAAGFRKRNPELSLRKPENTSAARSFAFNKAAVAQFHDNYERIMRQYNFTPDRIINLDETGISTVLSTPKVIAGRKQRQVGQIVSAERGELVTFCGIITATGSSLPPVYVFPRVHYKDHFLNGAPDGSLGLANRSGWMTSELFIRVLKHIQRLTSSNKDNPILIICDNHESHISIEAVNYCRDNGIVYLSLPPHTSHKLQPLDVSVFGPFKGKLKIAFNDWHIQNVGKTLTIYNIAELSKLAYLESFTPKNIIGGFSKPGIWPINKLVFGDDDFAPIDIFSTGYHDLTDENTHKTQDLHFVDSETTQNNEVVDREQNKTPTLDTDPISVSDADDSLHVSSSQAMLTPDVVRPYPKKAITDSVLKRKGREKGRSRIYTDTPEKNRLESLRNEKDRKRELQKAKQHAKELKTAKNLLGLTEPKKKKRVTSLPAEIDSDSSLDEVVMTSDSEDIEMPSESEEEVINEEPVNPEHINIGDFLLIKFEKKKTVIHYVAKVVFKYNVTEYEVSYLRKKTGSYKFIFPIVEDKASVDVRDVVLQLPKPTFSKGTSRTSSLYSFSVGLTRYNIQ; this is encoded by the coding sequence ATGGTGCGCACGTACAAACCCAAAACTGATAGAAAAAATATCAATGAAGAAAACATTGAAGACGCAATACGTGAAGTATTGTCAAAGACTTTATCTATACGCAAAGCAGCCGACAAATATAGCATCAAAACTGCGACCCTACAACATCGCATAGAAAAAGCCAGAAAATCATTTGAAGCTACCAGAATATTATCTACAAATGAAGCATCCTCTTCATTACAAGCAGAATCTTCTTTATCACAAGCAGGTCCATCTTCACCACAAATAGCACCATCTATGGAGATGGCACAAATAGCGTCATCTTCAGCACACACTACTACTGCAGCTTTATCATCACACACTGCTACAGCTACTTCATCAAACATCTATGGTTCCAAGTATACCGTTGCACAAGTTTTTTCAATCGAACAAGAAAAGGCATTGACTCAATATTTATTGAATTGTAGTAAAATGCACTACGGCCTTACATTGAGACAGCTTTTGACTTTGGCATACGAGTTCGCAGAATCCTCAGGGTGTAATTATCCAAAATCCTGGAAAAAAAACAAATGCGCTGGAAAAGATTGGGCAGCTGGCTTCAGGAAGAGAAACCCAGAATTGAgtctacgaaaaccagaaaacACAAGCGCAGCAAGAAGCTTTGCTTTTAATAAAGCTGCTGTAGCTCAATTTCATGATAATTACGAACGCATAATGAGACAGTACAATTTTACACCCGATCGAATAATAAACTTAGATGAAACAGGCATAAGCACAGTTCTTTCTACTCCTAAAGTTATTGCTGGAAGAAAACAAAGACAGGTGGGACAAATAGTTTCTGCAGAACGCGGAGAGTTAGTTACTTTCTGTGGTATTATTACTGCTACTGGTTCTTCTCTTCCTCCAGTTTATGTCTTTCCAAGAGTTCACTACAAAGATCACTTCCTAAATGGAGCTCCTGATGGAAGTCTAGGGTTGGCAAACAGAAGCGGCTGGATGACATCAGAATTGTTTATAAGAGTTTTGAAACACATTCAACGCCTTACTTCGAGCAATAAAGATAACCCAATTCTAATCATTTGTGACAACCACGAATCGCACATTTCAATAGAAGCTGTTAACTACTGTCGTGACAACGGTATTGTTTATTTGAGTCTGCCCCCACACACGTCACACAAATTGCAACCGCTTGATGTCAGTGTGTTCGGACCCTTCAAAGGCAAATTGAAGATAGCTTTCAACGACTGGCACATTCAAAATGTTGGAAAGACTTTGACCATATACAACATTGCTGAACTGTCAAAATTAGCATATTTGGAATCATTTACACCAAAGAATATCATAGGTGGTTTTTCCAAACCTGGAATTTGGCCAATTAATAAACTGGTATTTGGGGACGACGACTTTGCACCGATAGACATTTTCAGCACAGGTTATCACGATTTGACAGATGAGAACACTCACAAAACACAAGATTTACATTTTGTAGACTCGGAAACAACTCAAAATAATGAAGTTGTTGATAGAGAACAAAATAAAACTCCTACTTTGGATACCGACCCAATTTCAGTGTCTGATGCTGACGATTCTCTACATGTTTCTTCATCACAGGCTATGCTTACTCCTGACGTAGTTAGACCTTATCCAAAAAAGGCGATTACTGACAGTgtcttaaaaagaaaaggaagagAAAAGGGACGATCAAGAATATACACTGACACACCAGAAAAAAATAGATTAGAAAGCTTACGTAATGAAAAGGACAGGAAAAGAGAATTACAAAAAGCAAAACAGCATGCAAAAGAATTGAAAACAGCGAAAAATCTGTTGGGGTTAACTGagccaaaaaagaaaaagagagtAACTTCTTTGCCTGCAGAAATAGATTCCGATTCTAGTCTAGATGAAGTCGTGATGACGAGTGATAGTGAAGACATTGAAATGCCATCGGAATCAGAAGAAGAGGTAATTAATGAAGAACCAGTTAATCCTGAACACATAAATATTGGAGATTTCCTACTAATTAAGTTTGAGAAGAAGAAAACTGTGATTCACTACGTTGCCAAAGTCGTATTTAAGTATAATGTGACAGAATATGAAGTATCATATCTCAGAAAAAAAACAGGGTCTTATAAGTTCATATTTCCAATTGTGGAAGACAAAGCAAGTGTGGATGTTAGAGATGTAGTTTTGCAATTACCAAAACCAACTTTCTCCAAAGGCACATCTCGAACATCGTCGCTTTATTCATTTTCGGTAGGTTTAACTCGATATAATATCCAGTAG